GCCGAACAGGAGGAACTGTACTTCGTCCTCCAGGGGGAGTTCTCGGTCAAACTCGGCCGCTCGGGCGAGGAAGAGTACGTCGAGGCCGGGCCGGGCACGGTCTGGATGGCCCGGCCGGAGATCGGCCACGGCCACCGCAACGTCGGCGACGAGGAGGGGGTCGTCCTCGCGATCGGCGCGCCGGCCGTCGAGGACGCGGGCCTCGATCCGCACAGCCTCGGC
This region of Halosolutus amylolyticus genomic DNA includes:
- a CDS encoding cupin domain-containing protein — its product is MEYEVVHTEDVPMTDLSEIDEVPPDLQIRALDEVLPTENVQLKLWYFDPGEEIQYHAHAEQEELYFVLQGEFSVKLGRSGEEEYVEAGPGTVWMARPEIGHGHRNVGDEEGVVLAIGAPAVEDAGLDPHSLGDGE